A genomic window from Vigna radiata var. radiata cultivar VC1973A chromosome 2, Vradiata_ver6, whole genome shotgun sequence includes:
- the LOC106755560 gene encoding cyclin-dependent kinases regulatory subunit 1 isoform X1, producing MGQIQYSEKYFDDTYEYRHVVLPPEVAKMLPKNRLLSENEWRAIGVQQSRGWVHYAIHRPEPHIMLFRRPLNYQQQQENQAQQSMLVK from the exons ATGGGCCAGATCCAGTATTCTGAGAAGTACTTCGATGACACTTATGAATACAG ACATGTGGTTCTGCCTCCTGAAGTGGCCAAAATGCTTCCTAAGAATCGGCTTCTTTCTGAA AATGAGTGGCGAGCAATTGGGGTTCAGCAGAGCCGTGGTTGGGTTCATTACGCCATTCATCGCCCTGAGCCACACATAATGCTTTTCAGGAGGCCTTTGAATTATCAGCAGCAGCAGGAGAACCAGGCCCAGCAAAGCATGCTTGTCAAATGA
- the LOC106755560 gene encoding cyclin-dependent kinases regulatory subunit 1 isoform X2 produces the protein MGQIQYSEKYFDDTYEYRHVVLPPEVAKMLPKNRLLSENEWRAIGVSRVVVFLCNFCGARAISVLFFYLRLLNFLL, from the exons ATGGGCCAGATCCAGTATTCTGAGAAGTACTTCGATGACACTTATGAATACAG ACATGTGGTTCTGCCTCCTGAAGTGGCCAAAATGCTTCCTAAGAATCGGCTTCTTTCTGAA AATGAGTGGCGAGCAATTGGGGTTTCACGTGTTGTGGTTTTCTTGTGCAACTTTTGTGGTGCAAGGGCcatttctgttttgtttttttatcttaggTTGCTAAattttttgctttaa